CCTGAGATCACTAACCTAGGCCCCATTAAGACGGAGCCTGTGCACGTGTGCACTCTATTGGAGGGAGTCAAGAAATGAGGGATGGAGTGTTTCCATGGCAGAAATGAGGGAGAGGTCCCGAGGCATGCTCAGGGGCCAGCTGGTGATAGTGTGATGGACAGAGGCTCTGGGGTCCATGGGCCTGGGTTCGatgccagctctgccacttggtAGGCAGGTGCCCTTAGATGAGTCATATCTTCCTCTTATTAATGCAGTGGATCCTGAGCGTGAAATCAGAAACAGTCTCTATAAAGTTCTTAGCTCTTTGCTGACcaaatttattcactcattttatCAATTATTAAGCAACTACTATGTGCTGGGGCCTCAGCAGGGAACAAAAGGTCCTGCTTTCACAGAactcacatttttgtgggatgaGACAACCAACAAAACAAATTGCTCTTTAAGAGCATGCCAGGCAGTCCTAGGTGCTTTTAGGAAACTTTAAGCAGGACAAGGGACTCAAGGTGATGAAAGAGGGAGCTAGTTGGATGGGTTCATCAGTGGAGGTTTCTGATGACATGTCATCTAAGCAAATACCTGAATGAAATATAAGGGTGAGTCATGCAGTTTTTGAGGATGGAGCGGGAGTGGGGGCTGGCAGAGgaaaagcaagtgcaaaggccctgaggcaggagtgtGCCTGGTGTGTTGAGCAGCAGCCAGGAGACCAGGTTGGCTGAGTGGAGTTAGCAGCCAGGGAGGGCAGAGACATGACGAGATGAGATGAGGCTGGGGAGGTAGCCAGGCCAAGTGCACATAGGCACTTACAAGGCATAGCCCCAGTGGTGGACACAGGATTTCATAGGAGCCCTGAGTTTTGTGGGGCCAGCAGGAGACTTGTTTGTAGAAGACTTATCTAAAAAACATGAAGAGGCAGTACCCAAACTCCTCCTGCCCAATGGATAGGAACACAGAGCATACCACCTTCACTGCTGGCTGCAGGGCGCTGTGGTGAGCAGATGGCAGATTCTCTGAGAGGCAGAGAAGCCAGACCAAATTAATCCCGCAATGGCTTACAGAGGAGCCCTTTTGCCCCAAACCATGCATGGtgcttctctgtaaaaaaaaaaaaaaagagaaggcattGTTTGCAAAGTGGATCAAGATGCAGCCTCCTAGAACACTGCCCTTTTGAGGAACAGCTAGTctttaaagggaaaagaaaagccaaatagAATGTTCATCTtttgtaaagttaaaaaaaataaaagccggCCTCCAAGGCTGAGAATCGATATTAATTTCATGGGCTTATGGGCGGTGAGATCAAGCAGGTTCCTGGCCGCCTTTTCCAGCCCTATTGGATTTTATAATCTTGAGctatgaaaagaaaagcaaataaaggtATCAAGGGGTCTGCTCATCTCCAGCTGTCTTGGGCTAGAGCTCATCCGCTCATCCAAATTCTCCACCCTCTGTCCCCGGCCAGCAGTGCTATGCAAGGCTGATTGGGATAACAAGAAATGGGGGCTTGAGTCCCCAAAGACAGCTAAGCACAAGGACAATTAGGATTGTGGCTTTAAGAAGGATTATAAATCTCAGAGGGCAGGTGAGGGTCATGCTAGAAAGCCAGTTTACTGGGGCCTCCCTGACCCTCTGTTTTCTTACCCGGGACAGCCAGGTGGGGGCGACTGACTCCCTCTTAACACACCTGGTTTCAGAGCAGGGCAAGGAGGGCTCAGCATGCTGGGAACAGGGACTCTCTCATACTTCTGTGTTGGCTGAACCAGCCAGCTGGGCATCTTCCCCACCCCTGTACACCCAGTCTGCAGTCCATCCTAGGACCTGTTGCCTTTTCCTTCTAAGTCTCCAGCACCCTTCATTTCAGCTCCCTAGAGTGGCTCACATGACCGAATATTGGCCCCTTGTACTCTTCACTATAGGGACTTTGAACTCTGGCTCCATGAATGTGCCATGCTCTGCCACCTCCAGGCTGGGTTAGGGCCTCACATGTGCCCATCACagtcgaatgaatgaatgaatgaatgaatgaatgaatgaatgaatgagtgggtgaTGAACCACGGGAAGTGTCCATCTGTCCAGGGGCTGAAGCAAGATGCAGCTGTGGTTAGTTGCAGGCACACTGGACTGGGTGTCAAGAGCCTGTGCTCCCCTAACTCAtttccagcctgctgttgatgtcccttctctgggcctctgcGGCCTGTGAATGGGAAGGGGAGTGGAGTCCAGGATTGCCCCAGCCCTGACCGAGCTCCGTCCTGCTCACTCTGGACCCTCTTTACCCTGCAGGCCACCAGCTCTAAAGATCTTGCTGATCAACACCAAGGTTCCTCGCAGCACCAAGGCTCTTGTGCTCAACGTCAGGAACAGACTGCTCAAGGTGCTTCTTGTCCCAGCCCTGATGGGTGTCTAGCAGGATCACAACAGTCACATTTATGTGGTGGAGCTCTCCCTCTGCCTCATGGGTtaatgggggtgaggggtggggactTGGGAAGGCAGTTTTGGCAAAAAAGGAGGTGTTGTCTGTTCACACTCCAGATGGGAGTTGGGACAGGGATCGTCCGTCATGCTGGCTTTGCAGCGAGAATCCCCTGCTTATATTGGACGTCTGGGCAAGGCAGGGACCGGGCTGGAAGAAGAGGTGGTTTCCACAGAGGGTGGGCATAAGCAGTGGGCACACCTTCCTCTACCCCATTGCTGGACCAGTTGTCCAGTGCCTGCCTACCCCTAGTTCTCACAGTCCCTTGCTTCCTTTCCCCCTAGTTCCCAAAGATCGTGGCCCCCCTCCTGACCTCCATAAATGCCATTTCCCTGGAGTGTGAACGAGTGCTGGAAGAGATGGCGACAGCAGTCCCAGCCCCAGAGCACTACCTCGCGCTGGAAGTAAGAACCCGTCTGCGGGATCCGGGGTCACTCACCCACACCACTGCAGTGGAGCCCCCCAATCTGCCTGTGCTCAGAATCCCTGGGGGCCAGGCTTGGGCCCAGGGTcctgtgtatgcacacacatgaGCAAGCATGCCTTATCTTTCAACCTCTTTCTAGGTGGCTGCAATAATTAAGGGAAAATACACAGAAAACGCTAAGGGCAGTGCCTGGTATGGACTAAATGCAATGGACCAGGTTTACATAAGGAGCACGGGGATATTTCTGATAGTCTTCCATGGGTGCAGGAAAGATTTCCTACTTGGCTGCCTCTTTCCtactattaattattttttttcttttttttaaaaaaaaatttattgattttagaaagacagagtgaggaagggaaagaatgagagagcatttatttattgttccacttagttatgcattcactggtcgcttcctgtatgcgccctgaccggggatcgaacctgcaaccttggtgtttcgagaCAACACTCTAAtggactgagctaaccagccagggctctgctaTTTTTGTTAACTGTGTTTGCTTATTCAGTAACTATTTATCACCTGCATGCTTTGGCTTGGACAGAGCCTTATATTGTTCTTTTGTCATCATCACCCCAGCCCAGCACCCTTTACATAATTCTAGTGCAGAGGTTGAGACCTCATGCTTTGGTTTTAATCAGGCTCAGGTCTGAATCCCGGCCTCACCCCCTGGAGTGTCTTAAGAATGCAGTGAAGTTTCTTGGGTGATGCACAAGGACAATGCCTGATGAGCCACCAGCTCAGTAAGCCAGAGGGCCCGAGCTCATCCTCAGACTTGGCCCATCTGGCTTGGTGGATGTGGGCTGGCATTAAGCCATCTGGCTTCCTGTGAAGAATCACAGGATCAGGCAGCCTCAGCTGACAGGGCTGAACAGCGGCAGTCAGCTAGAGGTGCAGAGGGGCCTCCCGTGGTGTCCATTTCTCCACAGTCCTCACCACTCCCTAAGTGTGCCCACACCACTACAGTCTACCTGGTGCCTCCTTGTCCTACTATAAGCATTTGAACCTGCAGCCCCTGTAACGAATGGAAGCTGTAAGTCATTTCACAAATGAGTTCTCATTTGGTCCCTATAACAACCTACCTGTGAAGTAGGTCTATTGTCCCTGTTTTACAAGTATAAAAATTGAGGCCTGAAGGGAGCAACTTTCTCCCAAGATTTTCCAACTAGGCAGTGGCTGAGCCAGGGGTCAAActgacttatttatttctttcgtCAACAACTCTTTAATGAGCGTCTGCCAGGCGCAAGACTCCACCTAATTATTTGCTTTTGCCTTCCTTCCCCCAGCCTTCGCTTGGCTGGCTCTCAATTCCTTTCACGTAGAAAGGAGGGAACACAGTCCTCCTGAGTAGGAAATTAATAATGATAGAGTACTGCCTAAAATACACCCCGTTGAGCCCCTGGAGAATGCCCCCAGAACAGCACGTTGATTATACATTGTGTATATTTCTGGCTGTGGCAGCCGCTGAAATGTGTAGCTCGGCTCCCGGACAGCTTTGCGCTCAAACCAGCGAGCTGTTCTCCTATGTCACAACCTGTCATCCAGTCCTTGACAGATTTTGGATCAGAATGTGACAGGTGTCTGGAACCTGCCTCAGCAACATGACACCTGGTGCTCAGGCGCAGAGAGAGGCCCCCAGAAGTTTTCCCTCACATCCAGCCCCCGGGCCGGGAAAGGAAGCCGGGGCTGCCACAGGCCCTCATGCCTGtctgctcctttgtcaaaagtgCTGGGGCACCAGAGGTGGGAGGTGAGTGGTGGGCTGCGGGCTGCGTGGGAAGTGCTGGCCTCACCCTGCCAGACAGCCCTGGGCCGGAGAACCAGGCGGGTCTCCACAGACTCCCGGCGATTGGCAGTCTTCACATTGGCACTCCTAGTCCCCTGGAACGCCAGGGCACTTTCCTAGGCAGAGTAGACACGAGCTTCGTGTCAGGCAGACCTGGCTTCTGCTGCCAGCTCAGTGAGCTTAGGCAAATTActttcctctctgagcctcagtttgcccctttgtaaaatgggggtgatggTACTGTAACCATAAAAGTACGAAGGGCTGCAGATGTTTGCTGAGCACACCCCTTGTGCCAGGTGTTGTACAGATGGCTCACCTCTTTTCATTCCCCCGGCAGTGGGGGCAgatcctcttcccctcctgttttAGAAGGCAGCCTGAGGCTCAGAGTGGAAGACCTCACCCAAGGACACCCCCATCATGAAGTGGCAGGGCTGGTACTTGTGTGTTTGTCAAACCCTCGTGGAGTAAATGGGAGGTAAATAGGGGATGCCTGGGTAGTGGGAGCTATCAGTCTAGTTATTTCCTCATCCTGCCTCATCTGGTCATCAGAAGAGAAGGAATTTTGTTATACATAATCAAGGAAAGCTGAACTCTCTCACCTCCCTTGTGTATGACCTTGCTAGAACTGCAAACCAGGTTTTATTCTGAATATCGGTACCTGAGGCATCTTTAGGATGGTGTATTGCTTGAGACTTCTATAAATGATAGAAATCCATCTCGTCTGGGCTTTAGCAGAAGAGGAATTTATTGGCTTATAATAGAATGCCAGAGGGAGCAACTTCAGGCATAGCTGGATCCAGAGGCCAAAACAACCTGGTCTGATACCTGTCTTCCATGTAATCTCTGACCATTTGCAGGGTAGGTAACTCTGGTAGCCTACCGCTGAAGTCGACCAGTTGTAGCAGTTCCAgtggaaggaggcagagaaaacCTTGGGAGAGGCCTGATTGGCCCATATGCCCAACCCTGACCAGTTACCATGGCCAGAGGCATCTGTGCCAGGCTTGGGACATGTGCTCACTACCAGCTCTATCCCAGATCCTTGGGGAGTCTTACAGGGAGGAGAGGCTCTCTCATTAGCAGAGAGGGACTGTGTGCTGGGTAGTCAAAGTCATTTGCTGTCCCAAACCAGTGTTACAGACGGCACGGGCACAAGAGCCCGGCTTCTGGCAGGCCAAATGGGAACAGACTGAGTCTTCTCCTCCAGGAGCTCATCGATATGAACCAGCACCATCTGAATGCCCTTGGTGTGGGCCACACCTCACTGGACCAGCTCTGCCAGGTGACCATGGCCCATGGGCTGCACAGCAAACTCACTGGCGCTGGTGGCGGTGGCTGTGGCATCACACTCCTCAGGCCAGGTACCAGGGGGGCGGGCAGGGTTGCCAGCCTGGGCTTATACAAAGGTTCTGTCTGGGTCTTTCCCTGGGGAGGAGGCAGATGGTTGTCAGAGGTGACCTGCTGTTTCCCTCTCCCCAGACCTGACGGGGCCAGAGGTGGAGGCCGTGAAGCAGGCGCTGACCGGCTGTGGGTTTGACTGCTGGGAAACCAGCATCGGTGCCCCTGGTGTCTCTGTCCACACGGCCGCTTCCCTAGATGCCCCCGTTTGGCAAGCTCTGGATGGCCTCTGTGCCGGCCAGTGGGCGTCCAGCTCCTGACACTGACAAGAGAGGCCCAGCGCCCTGTGACTGTGGGCCTCTGCAGTGCTGCTGCTGGGACCTGGAACCTGCAGCGGGCTGGGCTGCCCAGAAGACGTGGTCTGCATTCTGTGGTCTCTGGAGCCGGCTGTGCAGTGGGCTGTGCATGGTCCTCTGAGACTGCAGACCTGAGACGTGAGgtgctctttctctgcctcctcgaGGCTCCCCCAGACCCGCCTCCTTCACTTCAGACTCCCTGGCTGACCTGGCAGAATGCTCACTTGCAGGGGTCTGGTTCGTGGAGCAGCgtgcctctccctcctccacatCTGCACCTCCACCGGTCCCTCGGTGCCAGGCCCCAGCCAgccccaggaagccttccctgaccccagCAGGGCCACCTTTGTCCCTCCTCCCTGCTTTCACACCTCCCGTCTTTCTAAACCTTCAGCACTGTGTGGCCTGCCCTTCTTTCCAGCTCCCTGTGGGCTCCCCGTCAGGAGGATCTGGGTGGTGGTCTTTGCCTTCTGTTCTGTGGCCCAAAGGTTGACCAAAGGCAGGACCAATGT
The DNA window shown above is from Saccopteryx bilineata isolate mSacBil1 chromosome 2, mSacBil1_pri_phased_curated, whole genome shotgun sequence and carries:
- the MVK gene encoding mevalonate kinase isoform X3, which encodes MLSDVLLVSAPGKVILHGEHAVVHGKVALAVALNLRTFLQLQPHSSGKVSLNLPNIGIKRAWDVARLQLLDMSFLEQGDPTSPILEKLEKLKEVADFPEDCTDHERLAVLAFLYLYLCICRKQRWRAEDLELINKWAFQGEKVIHGNPSGVDNAVSTWGGALRYQQGKISSLKRPPALKILLINTKVPRSTKALVLNVRNRLLKFPKIVAPLLTSINAISLECERVLEEMATAVPAPEHYLALECYRRHGHKSPASGRPNGNRLSLLLQELIDMNQHHLNALGVGHTSLDQLCQVTMAHGLHSKLTGAGGGGCGITLLRPDLTGPEVEAVKQALTGCGFDCWETSIGAPGVSVHTAASLDAPVWQALDGLCAGQWASSS
- the MVK gene encoding mevalonate kinase isoform X4, with product MLSDVLLVSAPGKVILHGEHAVVHGKVALAVALNLRTFLQLQPHSSGKVSLNLPNIGIKRAWDVARLQLLDMSFLEQGDPTSPILEKLEKLKEVADFPEDCTDHERLAVLAFLYLYLCICRKQRWRAEDLELINKWAFQGEKVIHGNPSGVDNAVSTWGGALRYQQGKISSLKRPPALKILLINTKVPRSTKALVLNVRNRLLKFPKIVAPLLTSINAISLECERVLEEMATAVPAPEHYLALEELIDMNQHHLNALGVGHTSLDQLCQVTMAHGLHSKLTGAGGGGCGITLLRPDLTGPEVEAVKQALTGCGFDCWETSIGAPGVSVHTAASLDAPVWQALDGLCAGQWASSS